From a region of the Streptomyces sp. NBC_01454 genome:
- a CDS encoding excinuclease ABC subunit UvrA: MTDSYVRVRGAREHNLRNIDVDIPRDALVAFTGVSGSGKSSLAFGTLYAEAQRRYFESVAPYARRLIHQVGAPKVEDITGLPPAVALEQRRSAPTSRSSVGTVTTLSNTLRMLFSRAGDYPPGAQRLDCDAFSPNTAAGACPECHGLGTVHRVTEESLVPDPSLSLREGAIAAWPGAWQGKNLRDILATLGYDLDRPWRELPQADRDWILFTDEQPVVTVHPVRDVGRIQRPYKGQYMSARRYVLHTFADSKSDTLRGRVQGFMVAEPCPVCLGRRLRPEALAVTFEGHDIATLAGQPLSALDRLLRPTAGRADDGAAPTLARDLVARIEVLTELGLGYLSMDRPAPTLSAGELQRLRLATQLRSGLFGVVYVLDEPSAGLHPADTESLLTVLGRLKEAGNSLFVVEHDMAVVRRADWIVDVGPRAGEHGGQVLHSGPVAGLADTAASATRRFLFATEPPPARTVRRPAGALTLRGITLHNLRGLDATFPLGVFTAVTGVSGSGKSTLVTRVLADAVRDHLGTGTGEERQTAAGGDDTEATGAGPGVRAELTGTAGLEAIDRLVRVDQKPIGRTPRSNLATYTGLFDAVRKVFAATDEARARGYTAGRFSFNVAAGRCETCQGEGFVAVELLFLPGTYAPCSTCHGARYRPETLQITYRDRTVADVLEMTVDEAAGFLADVPAAARSLRTLQDVGLGYLRLGQPATELSGGEAQRIKLASELQRTRRGHTLYLLDEPTTGLHPADTEVLLHQLHGLVDAGHTVVVVEHDMGVVAGADHVIDLGPGGGAEGGRIVAKGTPAEVAAAPGSRTAPYLARQRARPDAS; this comes from the coding sequence ATGACCGACTCGTACGTACGGGTGCGCGGCGCCCGTGAGCACAACCTCCGCAACATCGACGTGGACATCCCGAGGGACGCGCTGGTCGCGTTCACCGGGGTGTCCGGGTCGGGCAAGTCCTCCCTCGCCTTCGGCACCCTCTACGCCGAGGCGCAGCGCCGCTACTTCGAGTCGGTGGCCCCTTACGCCCGGCGGCTGATCCACCAGGTGGGCGCGCCCAAGGTCGAGGACATCACCGGGCTGCCGCCCGCCGTCGCCCTGGAACAGCGGCGCTCCGCGCCCACCTCCCGCTCCTCGGTCGGCACCGTCACCACCCTGTCCAACACCCTGCGCATGCTCTTCTCCCGCGCCGGCGACTACCCGCCGGGTGCGCAGCGGCTGGACTGCGACGCCTTCTCGCCCAACACCGCGGCCGGCGCCTGCCCGGAGTGCCACGGCCTGGGCACCGTGCACCGCGTCACCGAGGAGTCCCTGGTCCCCGACCCGTCGCTCTCCCTGCGCGAGGGTGCCATCGCCGCCTGGCCGGGCGCCTGGCAGGGCAAGAACCTCCGCGACATCCTCGCCACCCTCGGATACGACCTCGACCGGCCCTGGCGGGAGCTGCCGCAGGCCGACCGTGACTGGATCCTGTTCACCGATGAACAGCCTGTCGTCACCGTGCACCCGGTGCGCGACGTGGGCCGGATCCAACGCCCCTACAAGGGCCAGTACATGAGCGCCCGCCGCTATGTGCTGCACACCTTCGCCGACTCCAAGAGCGACACGCTGCGCGGGCGCGTCCAGGGGTTCATGGTCGCCGAGCCCTGCCCGGTGTGCCTCGGGCGGCGGCTGCGACCCGAGGCACTCGCCGTCACCTTCGAGGGGCACGACATCGCCACCCTTGCCGGGCAGCCGCTGAGCGCGCTGGACCGGCTGCTGCGGCCCACCGCCGGGCGGGCGGACGACGGGGCCGCCCCGACCCTCGCCCGCGACCTGGTGGCCCGCATCGAGGTGCTCACCGAACTCGGCCTGGGCTACCTCAGCATGGACCGGCCCGCGCCCACCCTGTCCGCCGGTGAACTCCAGCGCCTGCGACTGGCCACCCAACTGCGCTCCGGCCTCTTCGGCGTCGTCTACGTCCTGGACGAACCGTCCGCCGGACTCCACCCCGCCGACACGGAGTCGCTGCTCACGGTGCTGGGCCGGCTCAAGGAAGCGGGCAACTCCCTGTTCGTCGTCGAGCACGACATGGCGGTGGTGCGCCGCGCCGACTGGATCGTGGACGTCGGCCCGCGCGCCGGGGAACACGGCGGACAGGTGCTGCACAGTGGACCCGTCGCCGGGCTCGCGGACACCGCCGCCTCCGCCACCCGCCGCTTCCTCTTCGCCACCGAACCGCCCCCCGCGCGCACCGTGCGCCGCCCCGCGGGCGCCCTGACGCTGCGCGGCATCACCCTGCACAATCTGCGCGGTCTGGACGCCACCTTCCCGCTCGGCGTCTTCACCGCCGTCACCGGCGTCTCCGGCTCCGGCAAGTCGACGCTGGTCACCCGGGTCCTCGCGGACGCCGTACGCGACCACCTCGGCACCGGCACCGGCGAGGAACGGCAGACCGCGGCCGGCGGGGACGACACCGAGGCCACCGGCGCCGGACCGGGCGTCCGCGCGGAGCTCACCGGCACCGCGGGGCTGGAGGCGATCGACCGGCTGGTGCGCGTCGACCAGAAGCCGATCGGCCGGACGCCGCGCTCCAACCTCGCCACCTACACCGGGCTGTTCGACGCGGTCCGCAAGGTCTTCGCCGCCACCGACGAGGCCCGCGCCCGGGGCTACACCGCCGGACGGTTCTCCTTCAACGTCGCCGCCGGCCGCTGCGAGACCTGCCAGGGCGAGGGCTTCGTCGCCGTCGAACTGCTCTTCCTGCCCGGCACCTACGCGCCCTGCAGCACCTGTCACGGCGCCCGCTACCGCCCCGAGACCCTCCAGATCACCTACCGCGACCGCACCGTCGCCGACGTCCTGGAGATGACCGTGGACGAGGCCGCCGGCTTCCTGGCCGATGTCCCCGCGGCCGCCCGCAGCCTGCGCACCCTCCAGGACGTCGGCCTGGGCTATCTGCGGCTCGGCCAGCCCGCGACCGAACTGTCCGGCGGCGAGGCCCAGCGCATCAAGCTCGCCTCCGAACTCCAGCGCACCCGCCGCGGCCACACCCTCTACCTGCTCGACGAGCCCACCACCGGACTGCACCCCGCCGACACCGAGGTGCTGCTGCACCAGCTGCACGGACTGGTCGACGCCGGCCACACCGTGGTGGTCGTCGAGCACGACATGGGGGTGGTCGCCGGCGCCGACCACGTCATCGACCTCGGCCCCGGCGGCGGCGCGGAGGGCGGCCGGATCGTGGCCAAGGGAACGCCGGCCGAGGTCGCGGCGGCCCCGGGCAGCCGTACCGCGCCCTATCTGGCCCGGCAGAGGGCGCGGCCGGACGCCTCCTGA
- a CDS encoding amino acid permease, with product MGLRAGQGVWRRKPIEHIEEAEGSASQQLTRALGLWQLTAIGVGGIIGAGIFTLAGTVANGKAGPAVVISFLIAGIASAAAAFSYAEFAGLIPKAGSAYTYGYAVLGELAGWFIGWDLLLEYTAIVAVVAIGISGYFGFLLGELGVDLPAWMLGAPGTGPGHRVDLFAAVLCLLIAYLLTLGIKNAARFETVVVGLKVIVVIVVIAVGFFHINTANYHPFFPFGVSGAFTGAATVFFAVFGYDAMSTAAEESKDAQRHMPKAIMYSLAISMVLYVLACLVLTGMQNYRHIDPESGFSSAFKSVGLSGLADVIAVGAIIGILTVMFTFMLGVTRVWFSMSRDGLLPKWFAKTSAKHRVPTRVTWIVGFASAAIAGFLPIGEAAELTNIGILLAFVVVCVAVIVLRYKRPELPRTFRTPGMPVVPAIGVCFSIWLITFLAWQTWVRFVVWFLIGMVIYFSYSYRRSNLARAEGRTASGTDGGGTPR from the coding sequence ATGGGGCTGCGCGCGGGACAGGGCGTATGGCGCCGTAAACCGATCGAACACATTGAAGAGGCGGAAGGCAGCGCGAGTCAGCAGCTCACCCGGGCGCTCGGTCTGTGGCAGCTGACGGCCATCGGTGTCGGCGGCATCATCGGCGCGGGCATCTTCACCCTGGCCGGCACCGTCGCGAACGGCAAGGCCGGCCCGGCGGTGGTGATCTCCTTCCTCATCGCGGGCATCGCGAGCGCCGCGGCGGCCTTCTCCTACGCCGAGTTCGCCGGGCTGATCCCGAAGGCGGGGTCGGCCTACACCTATGGCTACGCGGTCCTCGGCGAGCTGGCGGGCTGGTTCATCGGCTGGGACCTGCTGCTGGAGTACACCGCGATCGTGGCGGTGGTGGCGATCGGCATCTCCGGCTACTTCGGCTTTCTGCTCGGTGAGCTGGGCGTCGATCTGCCCGCCTGGATGCTGGGCGCGCCGGGCACGGGTCCGGGGCACCGGGTGGACCTCTTCGCGGCGGTGCTGTGCCTGCTGATCGCCTATTTGCTGACCCTGGGCATCAAGAACGCCGCACGCTTCGAGACGGTCGTGGTGGGCCTGAAGGTCATCGTGGTCATCGTGGTCATCGCGGTCGGCTTCTTCCACATCAACACCGCGAACTACCACCCGTTCTTCCCGTTCGGGGTGAGCGGCGCCTTCACCGGCGCGGCCACGGTCTTCTTCGCGGTCTTCGGCTATGACGCGATGAGCACCGCGGCCGAGGAGTCCAAGGACGCCCAGCGCCACATGCCGAAGGCGATCATGTATTCGCTGGCCATCTCCATGGTGCTGTACGTCCTGGCCTGCCTGGTGCTGACGGGTATGCAGAACTACCGGCACATCGACCCGGAGAGCGGTTTCTCCTCGGCGTTCAAGTCGGTGGGCCTCAGCGGCCTGGCGGATGTCATCGCGGTCGGCGCGATCATCGGCATTCTGACCGTCATGTTCACCTTCATGCTCGGGGTGACCCGGGTGTGGTTCTCGATGAGCCGGGACGGGCTGCTGCCGAAGTGGTTCGCCAAGACCAGCGCCAAGCACCGTGTACCGACCCGGGTCACCTGGATCGTGGGCTTCGCCTCCGCGGCCATCGCCGGCTTCCTGCCGATCGGTGAGGCCGCCGAGCTGACGAACATCGGGATTCTGCTCGCGTTCGTGGTGGTCTGTGTCGCGGTCATCGTGCTGCGCTACAAGCGCCCCGAGCTGCCGCGGACGTTCCGTACGCCCGGGATGCCGGTGGTGCCGGCCATCGGGGTGTGCTTCTCGATCTGGCTGATCACGTTTTTGGCGTGGCAGACCTGGGTCCGGTTCGTGGTGTGGTTCCTGATCGGCATGGTCATCTACTTCTCGTACTCCTACCGCCGTTCGAACCTGGCGCGGGCGGAGGGGCGGACCGCCTCCGGTACGGACGGCGGCGGCACACCGCGGTGA
- a CDS encoding universal stress protein produces MEENEEHEEHTIAQFERGTDGPKVIVVGIDGSDSSWRAAAYAAGLARRQSSKLALVYVQPVLPAGAAMGAPVADATDEVAEELMAEIRRATERPSGTRPLRWEFHTLRGDPYNGMVQMADDLKADAVVVGASESAGHRIMGSVAVRLVKAGRWPVTVVP; encoded by the coding sequence GTGGAAGAGAACGAGGAGCACGAGGAGCACACGATCGCGCAGTTCGAGCGCGGCACGGACGGCCCGAAGGTCATCGTCGTGGGCATCGACGGCTCCGACTCGTCGTGGCGCGCCGCCGCCTACGCGGCGGGGCTGGCCCGGCGTCAGTCCTCGAAGCTCGCCCTGGTCTACGTCCAGCCGGTGCTGCCGGCCGGGGCGGCGATGGGGGCGCCGGTCGCCGATGCCACGGACGAGGTGGCCGAGGAGCTGATGGCCGAGATCCGCCGGGCGACCGAGCGCCCCTCGGGGACGCGCCCCCTGCGCTGGGAGTTCCACACGCTGCGTGGCGACCCGTACAACGGGATGGTGCAGATGGCCGATGACCTCAAGGCCGACGCGGTGGTGGTCGGCGCCTCGGAGTCGGCCGGGCACCGCATCATGGGCTCGGTCGCCGTGCGCCTGGTCAAGGCCGGACGCTGGCCGGTCACCGTCGTCCCCTAA
- a CDS encoding PAS domain-containing protein has product MENETADGVPETGDPGKPPCAPRPVDPVDPAGPYAGGPWRNYFLILLDRIPTPIAVCTAHGEVLIANPAMATEWGAHPGQLRGRNLLDLFEPRAKAQLDRLAEALRLGRRSRYPIEVRWSAGPDGTAREGELTVDPVGDPSVSPPALLALLRVREPGPPPAARGSASPVEARILALAAGGATTASIGTALGLTVDGVNYHLTRLARRWRVQGRTALVARAYVLGVLSPDSWPPAPA; this is encoded by the coding sequence ATGGAGAACGAGACTGCCGACGGGGTGCCGGAGACCGGTGACCCCGGCAAGCCGCCCTGTGCGCCGCGCCCGGTCGACCCGGTCGATCCGGCCGGGCCCTACGCGGGCGGCCCCTGGCGCAACTACTTCCTGATCCTGCTGGACCGCATCCCCACGCCGATCGCGGTGTGCACGGCCCACGGCGAGGTGCTGATCGCCAATCCGGCCATGGCCACCGAGTGGGGCGCGCACCCGGGACAACTGCGCGGCCGCAATCTGCTGGATCTCTTCGAGCCCCGTGCGAAGGCGCAGCTCGACCGGCTCGCCGAGGCCCTGCGGCTGGGGCGCCGGTCACGCTATCCGATCGAGGTGCGGTGGTCCGCCGGCCCCGACGGCACCGCACGGGAAGGGGAGCTGACGGTCGACCCGGTGGGCGACCCCTCGGTGAGCCCGCCCGCGCTGCTGGCGCTGCTGCGGGTGCGCGAGCCCGGCCCGCCGCCCGCTGCGCGCGGGTCGGCCAGCCCGGTGGAGGCGCGGATCCTGGCGCTGGCCGCGGGCGGCGCGACCACGGCGTCGATCGGGACGGCGCTGGGGCTGACCGTCGACGGGGTGAACTACCACCTCACCCGGCTGGCCCGCCGCTGGCGGGTACAGGGCCGTACCGCGCTGGTGGCCAGGGCGTATGTGCTGGGCGTGCTGTCACCGGACAGCTGGCCGCCGGCGCCCGCCTGA
- a CDS encoding dodecin — protein MTDRTYRVTEIVGTSQQSVDAAVSNGIRRASETLRNLDWFEVTQVRGHIVDGAIDHYQVGLKVGFRLEEAD, from the coding sequence GTGACCGACCGCACGTATCGCGTGACCGAGATCGTCGGAACGTCCCAGCAGAGCGTGGACGCCGCGGTCAGCAATGGCATCAGGCGCGCCTCGGAGACCCTGCGCAATCTCGACTGGTTCGAGGTGACCCAGGTCCGCGGGCATATCGTCGACGGCGCGATCGATCACTACCAGGTCGGTCTGAAGGTCGGGTTCCGGCTGGAGGAGGCCGACTGA
- a CDS encoding CapA family protein, whose product MSAYTRSAAVAVLVALAALAVGCGGSHAVPRPAPRPTPEPSPRAHAGAPVVAARRPFTLVAAGAVLPSQPAVLATARKDAAHDGYDYRPMLKGVRPVISSAGLALCQLGAPLGPLDGPFAGYPVLQAPPQIATALKATGYDSCATASGHALDQGVPGVRRTLDALDTVGLRHAGSARDAAGSGSPALLRAPGGARVAQLSYTEGTGGARRAAPARWVVDPLDERRIIDDARAARRAGADVVVVSPYWGAAHRTAPDGRQLALARALTASRSHGRPDIDLIVGTRAHTPQPYEKVNGTWVVYGLGDQITGATKKPHGTWSSIARFRFAPPHPAGGRWRVVRAEYIPQLAEQGARVRVRKLGRTTGHGQVGKKIGKAVLSRGAAADGLTRGR is encoded by the coding sequence ATGAGCGCGTACACCCGGTCTGCCGCCGTTGCCGTGCTGGTCGCGCTGGCCGCGCTGGCCGTGGGCTGCGGAGGCTCGCACGCCGTACCGCGGCCGGCGCCGCGGCCCACCCCGGAACCCTCGCCCCGCGCCCACGCCGGCGCCCCCGTCGTCGCCGCCCGCCGGCCCTTCACGCTGGTCGCCGCGGGTGCCGTCCTCCCCTCCCAGCCGGCGGTCCTCGCCACGGCACGGAAGGACGCCGCGCACGACGGCTACGACTACCGGCCGATGCTCAAGGGCGTGCGGCCGGTCATCTCCTCCGCCGGCCTGGCGCTGTGTCAGCTCGGCGCACCGCTCGGGCCGCTGGACGGGCCCTTCGCCGGGTACCCCGTGCTCCAGGCGCCGCCGCAGATCGCCACCGCCCTGAAGGCGACCGGCTACGACTCCTGCGCCACCGCCTCCGGCCATGCCCTCGATCAGGGCGTCCCGGGTGTGCGGCGCACCCTGGACGCGCTGGACACCGTCGGGCTGCGGCATGCGGGCTCGGCGCGTGACGCGGCCGGTAGCGGCAGCCCGGCGCTGCTGCGGGCCCCCGGCGGCGCACGGGTGGCCCAGCTGTCGTACACCGAGGGCACCGGGGGCGCCCGCCGCGCGGCGCCCGCGCGCTGGGTGGTCGATCCGCTCGACGAGCGGCGGATCATCGACGATGCCCGGGCGGCCCGCCGGGCCGGGGCCGACGTCGTGGTCGTCAGCCCGTATTGGGGCGCGGCGCACCGCACGGCCCCCGACGGCCGGCAGCTCGCGCTCGCCCGTGCGCTCACCGCCTCCAGGTCCCACGGGCGGCCCGACATCGATCTGATCGTGGGCACCCGGGCACACACCCCGCAGCCCTACGAGAAGGTCAACGGCACCTGGGTCGTCTACGGGCTCGGCGACCAGATCACCGGGGCCACGAAGAAGCCGCACGGCACCTGGAGCAGCATCGCCCGCTTCCGGTTCGCCCCGCCGCACCCGGCCGGAGGCCGCTGGCGGGTCGTCAGGGCCGAGTACATCCCTCAGCTCGCCGAGCAAGGGGCGCGGGTGCGGGTGCGCAAACTGGGTCGGACCACCGGTCACGGCCAGGTCGGCAAGAAGATCGGCAAGGCGGTACTGAGCCGGGGCGCGGCGGCCGACGGGCTGACGCGGGGGAGGTGA
- a CDS encoding EF-hand domain-containing protein → MANIEQARATFDRFDADGDGQVTPDEFKHAMAEMGDPYVTGPMAEAVIKSKDTDHDGKMSFDEFWQALQG, encoded by the coding sequence ATGGCAAACATCGAGCAGGCCCGGGCGACGTTCGACCGGTTCGACGCGGACGGCGACGGCCAGGTCACGCCGGACGAGTTCAAGCACGCGATGGCCGAGATGGGCGACCCCTACGTCACCGGCCCGATGGCCGAGGCCGTCATCAAGTCCAAGGACACCGACCACGACGGCAAGATGTCCTTCGACGAGTTCTGGCAGGCCCTGCAGGGCTGA
- a CDS encoding NAD(P)/FAD-dependent oxidoreductase, producing the protein MTARPIAVVGASAAGLAAAEALRRGGWRGPLTLIGDEPHLPYDRPPLSKQLLHGAWEPEKLLLRTKDQLDPLDLDLRLGTRATGLDVATRTLTLDGGVGVSPPERGREPETLACAGVIIATGVAARSLPGADRIAGVHTLRTLDDALTLRGLLAGGGRRLVIVGNGVLGCEAAAVARELGHEVTLVGITATPMAEAVGAEVGELLAEEHRARGVELRTGTVEGFETGPADPAGAGDGQVTAVRLAKGGPPGSGGVAAGGESRLPADLVLLAIGSRPAVEWLADPALDTTDGLRCDAYCAAAPGIYAAGDVARWDHPLHGRPLRFEHRMNATEQGMAAARNLLAELAAEAPADGDGDAAPAAERRPFAPVPYFWSDQYHLKIQAYGLTAGADRVETTVLDRAQRHAVALYGRDGSAVGVLAAGLPPRRLRALRAVVATPLAWDEARERIRAALASGPDTP; encoded by the coding sequence ATGACCGCCCGGCCGATAGCCGTCGTCGGCGCCTCGGCGGCCGGCCTCGCCGCGGCCGAGGCGCTGCGGCGCGGCGGCTGGCGCGGTCCGCTCACCCTCATCGGCGATGAACCCCACCTCCCGTACGACCGGCCGCCGTTGTCCAAGCAGCTGCTGCACGGCGCCTGGGAGCCGGAGAAGCTGCTGCTGCGCACCAAGGACCAGCTCGATCCGCTCGACCTGGACCTGCGGCTCGGCACCCGCGCCACCGGCCTCGACGTGGCCACCCGCACCCTCACCCTCGACGGCGGGGTGGGGGTCTCCCCGCCCGAGCGAGGCCGGGAGCCGGAGACGCTCGCCTGCGCCGGCGTGATCATCGCGACCGGTGTCGCGGCCCGCTCGCTGCCCGGCGCCGACCGGATCGCCGGTGTGCACACCCTGCGCACCCTGGACGACGCGCTGACCCTGCGCGGTCTGCTGGCCGGCGGCGGACGGCGCCTGGTGATCGTCGGAAACGGCGTACTGGGCTGCGAAGCGGCCGCGGTGGCCCGGGAGTTGGGGCACGAGGTCACCCTCGTGGGCATCACGGCGACCCCGATGGCCGAGGCCGTCGGCGCGGAGGTCGGCGAACTGCTCGCCGAGGAGCACCGCGCCCGCGGCGTCGAGCTGCGCACCGGCACGGTGGAAGGCTTCGAGACGGGCCCTGCGGACCCGGCGGGAGCGGGCGACGGACAGGTCACCGCCGTCCGGCTGGCCAAGGGGGGTCCCCCCGGCAGTGGGGGCGTAGCCGCCGGGGGAGAGAGCCGGCTGCCGGCCGACCTCGTGTTGCTGGCGATCGGTTCCCGGCCCGCCGTCGAATGGCTGGCCGACCCCGCCCTGGACACCACCGACGGGCTGCGCTGCGACGCGTACTGCGCCGCCGCCCCCGGCATCTACGCCGCCGGTGACGTGGCGCGCTGGGACCATCCGCTGCACGGCCGTCCGCTGCGCTTCGAGCACCGGATGAACGCCACCGAGCAGGGCATGGCCGCCGCCCGCAACCTCCTGGCCGAACTCGCCGCCGAGGCCCCCGCCGACGGCGACGGGGACGCCGCCCCGGCAGCGGAACGCCGCCCCTTCGCCCCCGTCCCGTATTTCTGGTCCGACCAGTACCACCTCAAGATCCAGGCCTACGGCCTCACCGCGGGCGCCGACCGTGTCGAGACCACCGTCCTGGACCGGGCCCAGCGGCATGCCGTCGCCCTCTACGGCCGGGACGGCAGCGCCGTCGGCGTGCTGGCCGCCGGACTCCCGCCCCGCCGGCTGCGTGCCCTGCGCGCGGTCGTCGCCACCCCGCTCGCCTGGGACGAGGCCCGCGAGCGGATCCGCGCCGCCCTCGCGTCCGGCCCGGACACACCCTGA
- a CDS encoding GH92 family glycosyl hydrolase: protein MPWLRRTRLRTAGAVLAAALLGCALTAPAAQAEPPGGPLTDLVNPFIGTRNDGNTYPGAAVPFGMVQLSPDTGHYAGYGWDDDHIRGFSAVHLSGVGCGIGGDLPVLPTTGDITETDNAKYAAAYGHDDESARPGYYRVGLKSYGGITAELTATTRTGKQRYTFPATDRANVLLDAGQSLHRTVSTRVEVLDSRTIRTTITGRGFCQDTKPYTVHTLTRFDRPFASYGTWDGDKVTAGSRDSTATGRHGAYARFDTRTDRTVEATTAISYVDAAGAAGNLRAEGGRSFDRTRAAADAAWEHRLALVRTQGGDQALRRTFYSSLYRSFLAPNIGSDVDGRYTGWDQRAHRAEGFTYYQNWSLWDTYRTQTQLLSLLAPGEARDMALSVLRIDKESGWLPKWGYGTVETNIMTGDPVTPFLTNAYQQGLLRGHEEEAYAALKKNADGVPPADSPAIGREANAQYVKDGFVPYLKDHPHPKSGDSDFAQGASATLEYALSDAMLAQMARDLGHGGDADRYAARSRNYRTLFDSSTGFFRARDGKGAFTGPADPAKSVGFHEGTSWQYQWLVPQDLPGMLALIGGKDKADARLDAFFAYPRLLADPGKTAREVWVNGPYDYYNADKYNPQNEPDLIAPYTYLSTGRPWKTTDVVHAALTLFTDAPTGMTGNDDLGTMSAWMVLSSMGMFPVQPGTDTWGLSTPVFDRVDLTLDRRFYPSGHFSVTAPGTSSANRYAQSVRLDGTDHDRTYLTTGDLRAAHELSFTVGPKPSAWGTGAHAAPPPVGGSATQRQRDHRH from the coding sequence ATGCCATGGCTCAGACGTACCCGGCTGCGTACCGCGGGCGCGGTGCTGGCGGCCGCGCTCCTCGGGTGTGCGCTCACGGCCCCCGCCGCACAGGCCGAGCCGCCCGGCGGCCCGCTCACCGATCTGGTCAACCCGTTCATCGGCACCCGCAACGACGGCAACACCTACCCGGGTGCCGCCGTCCCGTTCGGCATGGTCCAACTCTCCCCCGACACCGGCCATTACGCCGGCTACGGCTGGGACGACGACCACATCCGCGGCTTCAGCGCGGTGCATCTGTCCGGTGTCGGCTGCGGGATCGGCGGTGATCTGCCGGTGCTGCCCACCACGGGCGACATCACCGAGACCGACAACGCGAAGTACGCGGCCGCTTACGGCCATGACGACGAGTCGGCCCGCCCGGGCTACTACCGCGTCGGCCTGAAGTCCTACGGCGGGATCACCGCCGAACTGACGGCCACCACCCGCACCGGCAAGCAGCGCTACACCTTCCCGGCCACCGACCGGGCCAATGTGCTGCTCGACGCGGGCCAGTCGCTGCACCGGACGGTCTCGACGCGGGTCGAGGTGCTCGACTCCCGCACCATCCGCACGACGATCACGGGCCGCGGCTTCTGCCAGGACACCAAGCCGTACACCGTCCACACCCTCACCCGCTTCGACCGGCCCTTCGCCTCGTACGGCACCTGGGACGGCGACAAGGTGACGGCGGGCTCCCGGGACTCCACCGCCACCGGCCGCCACGGGGCCTACGCCCGCTTCGACACCCGCACGGACCGCACCGTCGAGGCGACCACCGCGATCAGCTATGTGGACGCGGCGGGCGCGGCGGGCAACCTGCGTGCCGAGGGCGGCCGTTCCTTCGACCGGACGAGGGCCGCGGCCGACGCCGCCTGGGAACACCGGCTGGCGCTGGTGCGGACGCAGGGCGGCGACCAGGCGCTGCGCCGCACCTTCTACTCCTCGCTCTACCGGTCCTTCCTCGCGCCGAACATCGGCAGTGACGTGGACGGCCGTTACACCGGCTGGGACCAGCGCGCCCACCGGGCCGAGGGGTTCACGTACTACCAGAACTGGTCACTGTGGGACACCTACCGCACCCAGACACAGCTGCTGTCGCTGCTGGCGCCGGGTGAGGCCCGCGACATGGCGCTGTCGGTCCTGCGGATCGACAAGGAGAGCGGCTGGCTGCCCAAGTGGGGCTACGGCACGGTCGAAACCAACATCATGACCGGCGATCCGGTCACTCCCTTCCTCACCAACGCCTACCAGCAGGGGCTGTTGCGGGGCCATGAGGAGGAGGCGTACGCGGCGCTGAAGAAGAACGCCGACGGGGTGCCGCCGGCCGACTCCCCGGCCATCGGGCGGGAGGCCAACGCGCAGTATGTGAAGGACGGCTTCGTGCCGTACCTCAAGGACCACCCGCATCCCAAGTCCGGCGACTCCGACTTCGCCCAGGGCGCCTCGGCGACCCTCGAATACGCCCTGTCGGACGCCATGCTCGCCCAGATGGCACGCGATCTGGGCCACGGCGGGGACGCCGACCGCTATGCGGCCCGGTCCCGCAACTACCGCACACTCTTCGACAGTTCGACCGGCTTCTTCCGGGCCCGCGACGGGAAGGGCGCCTTCACCGGCCCCGCCGACCCGGCCAAGAGCGTGGGCTTCCACGAGGGCACGTCCTGGCAGTACCAGTGGCTGGTCCCGCAGGACCTCCCGGGGATGCTGGCGCTGATCGGCGGCAAGGACAAGGCCGACGCGCGCCTGGACGCCTTCTTCGCCTACCCCCGGTTGCTGGCGGACCCGGGGAAGACGGCACGCGAGGTGTGGGTCAACGGCCCCTACGACTACTACAACGCGGACAAGTACAACCCGCAGAACGAGCCCGATCTGATCGCGCCGTACACGTATCTCTCCACCGGCCGCCCCTGGAAGACGACCGATGTGGTGCACGCCGCGCTGACCCTGTTCACCGACGCCCCCACCGGGATGACCGGAAACGACGACCTGGGGACGATGTCGGCGTGGATGGTGCTCTCCTCGATGGGGATGTTCCCGGTCCAGCCGGGCACCGACACCTGGGGACTGAGCACTCCGGTCTTCGACCGGGTGGATCTGACACTGGACCGGCGCTTCTACCCGTCCGGCCACTTCTCCGTCACGGCGCCCGGTACGTCCTCCGCCAACCGCTATGCACAGTCCGTCCGCCTGGACGGCACCGACCATGACCGCACGTACCTCACCACCGGCGATCTGCGCGCGGCCCACGAACTGTCCTTCACCGTGGGGCCGAAACCGTCCGCCTGGGGCACCGGCGCCCATGCCGCCCCACCGCCGGTGGGCGGCTCAGCCACACAGCGGCAGCGCGATCACCGGCACTGA